In Mercenaria mercenaria strain notata chromosome 14, MADL_Memer_1, whole genome shotgun sequence, the following are encoded in one genomic region:
- the LOC123526251 gene encoding myoneurin-like isoform X2 translates to MATELDVLKEIPGYKAILKSVLKSQIQMLMEQLSDQTGEESIILTASVHDGSLSHLGSSTGKGFLEGRDEIKAQFLGYCLKSQHRKESMEAESQQYSRSRTLMPPARRQRPRIRPAPYSISSPGSSTSVTSAPSFPMSSQHAITSMKQGNNINMTLKSETADASDNFLDSVTAEGDNEFPGADDSGLANQAGNPNESFDSSQSSSQDDVGDSVQTVKIEPQGNNNDVEVTGVEMGDNSLSSSDNWGQSYGSSGQNDGNQADQNSYNALWSHSSKGHVLNMDMGTTSSSYLPGANYSGQLQFNRGDYQRHSLDSIIDMRSMEDLSRRSGKGILDTHVSDAIQPTTLISSYSYSCSSCGQKFITKSQYMNHLYDAHNVPHYDCDYCGRRFRMRQQMETHRHTHTGEKPYKCTDCDAAYANAAALSYHKMKIHSGKQ, encoded by the exons atggcaacagaacTAGATGTGTTGAAGGAGATTCCAGGTTATAAAGCCATTCTGAAATCTGTCCTCAAGTCACAAATTCAGATGTTG ATGGAGCAATTGTCTGACCAGACTGGGGAAGAATCAATCATTCTCACAGCAAGTGTACATGATGGTTCCCTGTCTCATTTAGGTTCCAGTACCGGCAAGGGGTTCCTTGAAGGACGGGATGAAATCAAGGCACAGTTCCTAGGATATTGTCTCAAAA GTCAGCATAGAAAGGAGTCGATGGAGGCAGAGTCTCAGCAGTATAGTCGAAGTCGCACCTTGATGCCACCAGCCAGGCGTCAGCGGCCCCGTATTCGCCCAGCACCTTACTCCATATCATCTCCTGGATCGAGCACTTCTGTAACCTCAGCGCCATCATTCCCGATGTCTTCTCAGCATGCAATAACCAGTATGAAACAGGGCAATAACATTAACATGACATTAAAATCTGAAACTGCCGATGCTTCGGATAACTTTCTAGACTCGGTTACTGCCGAAGGGGACAATGAATTCCCAGGAGCAGATGATTCTGGTCTTGCAAACCAGGCGGGCAATCCTAATGAATCATTTGATTCTAGTCAATCGTCTAGCCAGGATGATGTGGGTGATTCCGTCCAAACTGTCAAAATAGAACCCCAAGGCAATAATAATGACGTAGAGGTAACTGGCGTGGAAATGGGAGATAACTCCTTGTCATCATCAGACAATTGGGGCCAGAGTTACGGTTCCTCGGGACAGAATGATGGAAACCAGGCAGATCAAAATTCATATA ATGCTTTATGGTCCCATAGCAGTAAAGGTCATGTGCTTAACATGGACATGGGAACTACATCAAGCAGTTATTTGCCAGGGGCAAATTACTCTGGACAGCTTCAGTTTAACAGGGGAGATTATCAGAGACACAGCTTGGATAGCATTATAGATATGAGAAGTATGGAAGATTTAAGCAGGAGAAGTGGCAAAGGAATATTGGACACGCATGTATCCGACGCAATTCAACCAACGACCCTAATAAGTAGTTACTCGTATAGTTGTTCCTCCTGTGGACAGAAGTTCATCACAAAAAGCCAGTATATGAATCATCTATATGATGCCCACAACGTTCCACACTATGACTGTGATTATTGTGGACGGAGGTTTCGTATGCGGCAGCAGATGGAAACGCACAGACACACACATACTGGAGAAAAACCATATAAATGTACAGATTGTGATGCTGCTTATGCTAATGCTGCAGCACTCAGTTATCACAAGATGAAAATACATTCTGGAAAACAGTag